The region CTGTGGGCTCCGTAGACATTAGTTTAATTCTTAATCCCCCCTACCGAGTTTTAGATGCGGCCCTAGAGGCGATCGCCGCCGGTATTCGTCAACTGGTAATTGTGTCCACCGGAGTCCCTCCCCTGGATATGATCACCCTCCTGCGGGAAGCCCAAGCTACCCACACCCTGATCCTTGGTTCTGGTAGTCAAGGCATTATGGTGCCCCAACAGTTCTCCGTTGGCACCCTCGATCCCAATTGTTATCTGCCCGGGCCCATCGGCATTATTAGCCACTGCGATCGCCTCACCGACGACATTGCCCAAACCTTAACCGCGGCCGGCCTAGGGCAATCCATGGTAATCAGCCTGGGCACCGACGGCCTAAATGGCTCCAACTTTGAACAATGGCTCCAGGTACTAGAAGAAGACGAACAAACGGAAACTATTTTATTGCTGGGGCAACCCAACAGTAACGGGGAAATGAGGGCGGCGGATTATGTGGCCTCCGCCATCGAAAAACCAGTGGTAGCCTATCTAGCGGGGCGGGGTGCAAAAATCAAACGGCACTTTGGCGACTCCCTAACCATTGTGGCCAACCAACTGTCCCATAAACGTCCCCTCTTAACCAGCGTTGAGCAAACGGTACAAGCCTTTGAAAAAGCTAATATTCCGGTGGCGGAAGCCCCCTGGGAACTGCCCATTTTTTTACCTCTGGCCATGGAAAGTCGCCATTTGGGCAACGATTAGGGCAAAGATTATGGAGACAGCTTCTTCTTTCCCCCCAGCGGTCACTGTGGGGTTGGTTTCCACTCCAAGCTTTCAGCTATGCTTATTGGAGTAGCGGGAAGAATCTTGATAAACTGGCGGGAAGCTATGCCAATTTGTGTGATTGAGTTTGAGGAAAATTGTTGATGAAAGCCATGATTTTGGCCGCCGGCAAGGGCACTCGGGTTAGACCAATCACCCACACCATTCCCAAGCCGATGATCCCCATTCTGCAAAAACCAGTGATGGAATTTTTGCTGGAGTTATTGCGGCAACACGGTTTTGATCAAATCATGGTCAATGTGAGCCATCTGGCGGAGGAGATAGAGAGTTATTTTCGGGATGGCCAGAGGTTCGGCGTACAAATAGCCTATTCTTTTGAAGGAAATATTGTTGATGGCGACCTGGTGGGCAAGGCCCTCGGATCGGCAGGGGGATTAAAAAAAATTCAAGAGTTCAATCCCTTTTTTGATGATACTTTTGTGGTGCTTTGTGGTGATGCACTAATTGATTTAGACCTCACCACTGCGGTCAAGCTCCACCGGGAAAAGGGGGCGATCGCCACGATTGTTACCAAAACGGTGCCGAAGGAATTGGTATCCAGCTATGGGGTGGTGGTCACCGACGACCATGGCAAAATTTTAACTTTCCAAGAAAAGCCAGCGGTGGAAGAGGCCCTGAGCACAGAAATTAACACGGGCATTTATATTTTTGAGCCGGAAGTGATTGATTACATTCCTTCTGGTCAGGAATACGATCTGGGGGGAGATCTATTTCCCAAGCTGGTGGATAGCGGCCTGCCTTTTTATGCAGTGAATATGGACTTTGAGTGGGTGGACATTGGCAAAGTGCCGGACTATTGGCAGGCCATCCGGGGGGTACTTTCCCGGGAAATTAAAAATGTACAAATTCCCGGCATTGAAGTTAGACCAGGGGTTTATACCGGCATTAATGTGGCGGCTAACTGGGACAACATCGAAATTGAGGGCCCAGTGTATATCGGTGGCATGACCCGCATTGAAGATGGGGTAAAAATTATTGGCCCCTCCATGATTGGCCCCAGTTGCCTGATCTGTCGGGGGGCGGTGGTGGACAACAGCGTAATTTTTGAGTATTCCCGTTTAGGCCCCGGGGCTCGTTTGGTGGATAAGTTGGTCTTTGGTCGTTACTGCGTGGATAAAACCGGAGCGGCGATCGATGTGCAGGCAGCAGCTTTGGATTGGCTAATCACCGATGCCCGCCATGCGGCTGTACAATACCGCCAAGAGTATCCGCCCCAAAGAGAAATTTCCAGACTTCTCCAGCCGGAATAGTAGGAGCAATGGACGGGGGAAATTGTTTTTCTTTTCCCCTGGTTCTAATTTTTGATTGAATGGGGGAAACTTGGACAGATAATCTAGTTAGGCAAGTCCAATTTTTGCAGAGATAGCTGGGCCGCCTGGGACACCTGGGGATGCTCGTCCCTAACCATGAAAGTCAGAGCGGAACGACTCTGGTCACAGGGTAAATTACCCAGGGCTTCCGCTAATCTTTGGCGAATTAACCAATCTTCGTGGGAAGCAAACACCAAAATTGCCTCCACCGCATCCACCGCGCCAATTTCCCCCAGGGCAGCGATCGCCGCTTGTTGCACCACTACTTCGGCACTTTTCAACGCTTCTAGCAAGACAGTTTGGGCCCGAAGATCTTTTAAGTTGCCCAGGGCCACCGCCGCACTGAACCGCACCAACCACTCCGTATCTTCGTAAAAAGCTCGGCAGAGGGGATGGAAAGCCCGTTCGTCTTCTAGGTAACCCAGGGCCCCCGCCGCATCGGCCCGGATGCCATAATCCTCATCGGTTTCCAACAGCTTAACCAGAATGGGATAGCATTCCTCCGTTTGCTTAATACCCAGGGCAAACACCGCCATGGAACGCACCTGTAAAGTATCGTCATCCAAAACTTTTTTGATCAGAGGCACCGCTTCCTCGCTGGAATAGGGCCTAAGGGAAGCTAGGGCAATGAGCCGATCGCGGGAATTGGGGCTGTCGAGTTGGCTGGCAATTTGTTCGAGGGTCAGGGCTGTCATGGCTAGATTTCTGAGAATTTCTTCCATCATTGTAACAAAACTTTATAAAGTTATCTTGGTGTTCTCCCCCGGTGATCGGTCGGTAAACCCCCCACCGACAAATTTTCCCCAGGCAACATAATCCCGTAAACTTTCTTAATATAGTTCGTCCCCTGAGGACAGGAGGAAATTGCGGTGACCATTACCTTTGTTAAAGAGCAGAAAGATATTATCGTGGCCCAGGGTGCCAACCTACGGGAAAAAGCCCTGCAGAATGGCGTTGATATTTACACCCTCAAGGGAAAATTGATGAACTGTGGCGGCTACGGCCAATGTGGCACCTGCATAGTGGAAATCACAGCAGGCATAGAAAATCTTTCCCCTAAAACCGATTTTGAAAATAAGGTGTTACGCAAAAAGCCCGACAATTTCCGCCTCGCTTGCCAAACCTTGGTCAATGGGCCAGTGAGTGTGAACACCAAACCCAAGGGCTAGGGGCGATCGCCGGGGATTCAGGATCAGGATTTGATAAAGCCTTGTCGAGGGTAGCCATATCCCTTAATCGGGTTCCAAAATTACCCTCAAATCTAATTAATAACCGTCTCTTTCGAATCCCCAGGGTGGAGAGGGCCAGACTTCTGTTCTTCCCCTGCCCCGGCCGGGGAGGTATTTTGCTTGGCTAGTTCCCGTTCGAGGGTACTGAGTTCAGACTGGAAGCGAATTTGTATTTTGGGGCCCGAACTGGCTAGACGCAGAACCATGCCATCCTCTAGGACTAGTTCTTCCACGGTTTCCGCTTCCATATAGGTGCCATTGGCCCCCAAGTTGACGGCGACCCAGCCATTCCCTTCCGGTCGGAGTTCTAAATGGTGACGGGATACTACAGCACTGTAGAGTACAACATCGTTATCCGCCGCCCTACCCACACGGACGTTTCGTTCCGATTCAAAAGTCCAGCTTTGGACAGGAACGCTTTTACCCGGCAGGAGGAGGGTGAGGGTGATGGCGGACATTCAAGTTATGCGTGCATTTGATTAACTGTTTCCCATTGTACGGTCTGTCCTGCTTTTACACCCAGGCAATCTTGACGGGGATAATCGCCGGAGCATCCCATTAAGACCCCCTCAATGTAGACGGAGGAAGTCAAACTGGGGCCACAGCGCAGATTTAGCCAGCGCCATGTTTTGATAATATGGGAAGCCTAACTATCATGCCCAATTACTTCGGCATTGATAACAATTACCGACAAATTAACCCTAGAAAATTACCTGACTGCATTTAGCGAAGGGGAGGATTGACCGCGATGGACAATAAGCAAATGTTGATGATTCCGGGGCCAACTCCCGTACCAGAAAAAGTTTTGTTGGCCATGGCAAAACATCCCATTGGCCACCGCAGTGGTGACTTTAGCAAAATCATTGCTGAATTGACGGCAAACCTCAAATGGTTACACCAAACTCAAAATGATGTGTTGATGCTGACCACCAGCGGCACTGGTGCTATGGAAGCCGGCATAATTAACTTCCTCAGCCCTGGCGATCGAGTGTTGGTGGGCAACAACGGTAAATTTGGCGATCGTTGGGTCAAAGTAGCCAAAACCTTCGGTTTAGCGGTGGAAGAAGTTAAGGCTGAATGGGGCAAACCATTGGATCCCAATGCTTTTAAAACGCTGTTGGAAGCGGACACTGCCAAGACCATCAAAGCTTTGATCATTACCCATTCCGAAACCTCCACGGGAGTGCTGAATGACTTAGCCACCATCAATGCCGCTGCTAAGGTTCATGGTGGAACGTTGATGATTGTGGATGCGGTGACCAGTTTAGGGGCTACTCCAGTGGCGATCGATGAGCTGGGTCTGGACGTGGTGGCGTCCGGTTCCCAAAAGGGTTATATGATTCCCCCTGGGCTGGGATTTGTTTCTGTGAGCGCCAAAGCTTGGCAGGCTTATGAAACCGCCACTATTCCCCGTTTTTATCTGGATTTGAAAAAATATAAAAAATCCACCGATGAAGATAGCTCCCCCTTCACTCCCCCCATCAACCTAATGTATGGATTGCAGGCATCTCTGCAAATGATGAAAGCGGAGGGCCTGGAGGCTATTTTGGCTCGCCATCAACGGCACACCAATGGGACCCGGGCGGCAATGAAAGCACTCAATCTTCCCCTATTTGCCCCCGACAATGCGGCCAGTAATGCCATCACCGCCGTTGCTCCCCTGGGAGTGGAAGCAGAGAAAATTCGCAGTACCATGCGTAAAAAATTCGATATTGCCATGGCCGGTGGGCAGGATCACCTCAAAGGCAAAATCTTCCGCATTGGACACCTCGGTTTTGTCTGTGACCGGGATATCCTCAGTTGCATCGGCGCTTTGGAAGCTACTTTAATTGAACTGGGTTATGAGGGTGTGACTCCGGGAGCTGGAGTAGCCGCCGCCGCTGGGGTTTTGGCTAAGGGTTAATTACCCGACAAAGTCTTAAACCGGCAATATTAACAATGGCAATCGCCAAATAGCCAAATATCGCCCCAGGGGGGAGTTAAACCAGGGAATGGGCAGTTTCTGACCTTGGCTTTGACTCCCCTTTGCTTATGCTGGACATCGTTAGTTAACGGAGTTAACAGCTTTGACCCAGCCAGTTTGAAGCAGAACTGATAGGGTGAAAGAGTTGGACGTAGGGCTCAGATTTTTATGCAGTTATCCATTTGTTTACCGGAGACTCCCCTCACCGTAACCCCAGAGCAATTTCTGGCGATCGCCGTTGCTAACCCAGATTTACGCTTAGAGAGAACTGAAAACGGAGAATTAATTGTGAACCCACCAACGGGTAGTGAGTCCAGCCGTCGTAATCTGAGTATTACCGCACAGCTCTGGAATTGGGCTGAAAACCATTCTGAGTTAGGGGTGGCATTTGAGTCTTCCTGTGGTTTTCGTTTACCCAATGGTTCTACCCGTGCCCCTGACGCTTCTTGGGTCCGCCGGGAGCGTTGGGAGTCCTTGAGTCCAGCCGAGAAAGAAGGGCTTGCCCCCCTTTGTCCCGATTTTGTAGTCGAATTGCGCTCCAAAACTGATAGCCTGTCTACCTTGCAAGAAAAAATGCGGGAATATATGGAGAACGGTGCCCGTTTAGGCTGGTTAATCGATCCCCAGAACTGTCAAGTGGAGATTTATCGTTCCACAGGTAAAACAGTAGAAATCTTGCAACAGCCAGATACTTTGTCGGGAGAAGATATACTGCCTGATTTTCTTCTTTCCTTAAATCGCATCTGGCCCTAACTGCATTGCAGACCACTATTTCCAACTTAACCATTGCTTAATAGAGAGAACCGTGCTAAGCTTCCAACCCTATGCACTACGCCATCCCCAAAACCTACGCCGAACTAGATGCCCTGCGCCGTTTCCCCGCTAACGAGGAATTGGTGGCGGTAGCGATCGCCGGGGTGATTAACTGGGCCCGGGCCAACGAGCAATCTTTGGATGACGTGGTTCAGGAAATTTTGGCGGAGGATGGTTTATTGGATTATGTCCAAAGGAACCGCCTCAGTGAGATGATTGTGCAGGCTTGGCAGGCGTTACCGCATTGGCCCAATCCTTTGCCCAGTGGAGCACCGTCTGTACCCGGGAACTGGTGGGAGCCTCGCAGTAAAGCCGTAGTAAAGGTTCCGTCCCACTAAAGCGAATTAATAACCAACCGCCTCCGGCCATGCGGAATTTGTAGCCGTCGGTGGTAAGCAGATCTGTTACCTTTTCCCCTGCGATTTTCGTGGGGGGATTTTCGTTTAGAGTTTGTACCAATGCAGTGCGGACATCCATGCTGGCCAAGGGTAAATCGATGCGGTCATATTCACTGACAAAGCCAACTTTTTCCTGGAGTCGACCATACTGCTCACTGATATCCTGCTGGGATTGCACCACCGTTTCCAACACATATAGGGCGGACAACAATGCATCCCGTTCGGGAATATGGCCGCCGTAACCAATGCCGCCGGATTCTTCCCCACCGATTAGTACGGGGTTAGTTAACATCCGGTCGGCAATGTATTTATAACCGATCGCCGTTTCCGTGAGGGGAATGGCGTAGAGCTCTGCTAATTTAGGAATTAAATCGGAGCCACTAACGGTTTTAACAATCTCCCCTGTTAAACCTTTTTGGGTAGCCAGATGGTAAATAAGAATGGGAATTAAACCCTGGGAACTGAGAAAATTGCCCTGGCCGTCCACTGCGGCAATGCGGTCTGCATCGCCGTCAAAAATTAACCCTACTCGCAACTCTGGCCCGCTAGCTTCGGCCACCGTTTTCAGCGCTGCTAATAATTTAGGGACATATTTGGGCAAAGGTTCAGGAGAACCACCACCAAACAAGGGATCGTGATCGCCGTTGATTTCATCGATGGGGCAACCTAGCAAACGTTGCAAACCACTGGCTGCCGCCCCGTGCATCACATCGGCAAATACCCGGAGTTTTCCCTGTTGGATCGCAGTTTTAATTGGTTCCACATCCACTTTGGCTTGTAAGCCTTGGCAGTAACTGGGCCAGGGATCAAAATATTTTAAACT is a window of Synechocystis sp. PCC 7338 DNA encoding:
- a CDS encoding 2Fe-2S iron-sulfur cluster-binding protein, whose protein sequence is MTITFVKEQKDIIVAQGANLREKALQNGVDIYTLKGKLMNCGGYGQCGTCIVEITAGIENLSPKTDFENKVLRKKPDNFRLACQTLVNGPVSVNTKPKG
- a CDS encoding Uma2 family endonuclease; translated protein: MQLSICLPETPLTVTPEQFLAIAVANPDLRLERTENGELIVNPPTGSESSRRNLSITAQLWNWAENHSELGVAFESSCGFRLPNGSTRAPDASWVRRERWESLSPAEKEGLAPLCPDFVVELRSKTDSLSTLQEKMREYMENGARLGWLIDPQNCQVEIYRSTGKTVEILQQPDTLSGEDILPDFLLSLNRIWP
- a CDS encoding alanine--glyoxylate aminotransferase family protein, producing MDNKQMLMIPGPTPVPEKVLLAMAKHPIGHRSGDFSKIIAELTANLKWLHQTQNDVLMLTTSGTGAMEAGIINFLSPGDRVLVGNNGKFGDRWVKVAKTFGLAVEEVKAEWGKPLDPNAFKTLLEADTAKTIKALIITHSETSTGVLNDLATINAAAKVHGGTLMIVDAVTSLGATPVAIDELGLDVVASGSQKGYMIPPGLGFVSVSAKAWQAYETATIPRFYLDLKKYKKSTDEDSSPFTPPINLMYGLQASLQMMKAEGLEAILARHQRHTNGTRAAMKALNLPLFAPDNAASNAITAVAPLGVEAEKIRSTMRKKFDIAMAGGQDHLKGKIFRIGHLGFVCDRDILSCIGALEATLIELGYEGVTPGAGVAAAAGVLAKG
- a CDS encoding FHA domain-containing protein: MSAITLTLLLPGKSVPVQSWTFESERNVRVGRAADNDVVLYSAVVSRHHLELRPEGNGWVAVNLGANGTYMEAETVEELVLEDGMVLRLASSGPKIQIRFQSELSTLERELAKQNTSPAGAGEEQKSGPLHPGDSKETVIN
- a CDS encoding phosphoglucomutase/phosphomannomutase family protein; this encodes MVYTPAPIKFGTDGWRGVIAAEFTFERASQVAAISAQVLAEEFGDNGRENRIIVGYDRRFMAEQFALLVAQTLQELGFEVWLSECYAPTPAFSWAAHQENALGALVLTASHNPANYLGLKVKGAFGGSVGGEITAKIEAQLKNPLPPPEEGGSLKYFDPWPSYCQGLQAKVDVEPIKTAIQQGKLRVFADVMHGAAASGLQRLLGCPIDEINGDHDPLFGGGSPEPLPKYVPKLLAALKTVAEASGPELRVGLIFDGDADRIAAVDGQGNFLSSQGLIPILIYHLATQKGLTGEIVKTVSGSDLIPKLAELYAIPLTETAIGYKYIADRMLTNPVLIGGEESGGIGYGGHIPERDALLSALYVLETVVQSQQDISEQYGRLQEKVGFVSEYDRIDLPLASMDVRTALVQTLNENPPTKIAGEKVTDLLTTDGYKFRMAGGGWLLIRFSGTEPLLRLYCEAPTSSRVQTVLHWAKDWANAVTPAKPAQSSH
- a CDS encoding HEAT repeat domain-containing protein, whose product is MMEEILRNLAMTALTLEQIASQLDSPNSRDRLIALASLRPYSSEEAVPLIKKVLDDDTLQVRSMAVFALGIKQTEECYPILVKLLETDEDYGIRADAAGALGYLEDERAFHPLCRAFYEDTEWLVRFSAAVALGNLKDLRAQTVLLEALKSAEVVVQQAAIAALGEIGAVDAVEAILVFASHEDWLIRQRLAEALGNLPCDQSRSALTFMVRDEHPQVSQAAQLSLQKLDLPN
- a CDS encoding sugar phosphate nucleotidyltransferase, which encodes MKAMILAAGKGTRVRPITHTIPKPMIPILQKPVMEFLLELLRQHGFDQIMVNVSHLAEEIESYFRDGQRFGVQIAYSFEGNIVDGDLVGKALGSAGGLKKIQEFNPFFDDTFVVLCGDALIDLDLTTAVKLHREKGAIATIVTKTVPKELVSSYGVVVTDDHGKILTFQEKPAVEEALSTEINTGIYIFEPEVIDYIPSGQEYDLGGDLFPKLVDSGLPFYAVNMDFEWVDIGKVPDYWQAIRGVLSREIKNVQIPGIEVRPGVYTGINVAANWDNIEIEGPVYIGGMTRIEDGVKIIGPSMIGPSCLICRGAVVDNSVIFEYSRLGPGARLVDKLVFGRYCVDKTGAAIDVQAAALDWLITDARHAAVQYRQEYPPQREISRLLQPE
- a CDS encoding CoA-binding protein, coding for MKWHKESKVLLQGVHHPLGLTYLKQMRSCGTQLVAGVSPGHGGELIGDLPVFDLVDLAVKTVGSVDISLILNPPYRVLDAALEAIAAGIRQLVIVSTGVPPLDMITLLREAQATHTLILGSGSQGIMVPQQFSVGTLDPNCYLPGPIGIISHCDRLTDDIAQTLTAAGLGQSMVISLGTDGLNGSNFEQWLQVLEEDEQTETILLLGQPNSNGEMRAADYVASAIEKPVVAYLAGRGAKIKRHFGDSLTIVANQLSHKRPLLTSVEQTVQAFEKANIPVAEAPWELPIFLPLAMESRHLGND